One window from the genome of Rhodopirellula halodulae encodes:
- a CDS encoding nucleoside deaminase, translating into MNPFLQAALEEARIGLTEQGIPIGSVLVIGDEIVARGHNRRIQNGSAILHAEMDCLERAGRLTAADYAQSTLVSTLSPCDMCSGAALLYKIPRILVGENKTFQGPEAYVRSRGVELTILNDPNCIELMTSFIQNSPSLWNEDIGLPPELS; encoded by the coding sequence ATGAATCCATTCTTGCAAGCCGCGTTGGAAGAGGCACGGATTGGACTGACAGAACAAGGAATTCCGATTGGATCCGTCCTCGTCATCGGCGACGAAATCGTGGCTCGCGGGCACAATCGACGAATCCAGAATGGCAGTGCGATTTTGCACGCCGAAATGGATTGCCTCGAACGTGCTGGAAGATTGACCGCGGCCGACTATGCCCAATCCACGCTGGTCTCAACCCTCTCACCGTGTGACATGTGCAGCGGAGCGGCTTTGCTTTACAAGATCCCGAGGATTTTGGTGGGCGAGAACAAAACGTTCCAAGGCCCCGAAGCTTATGTTCGCAGCCGAGGAGTGGAACTGACCATCTTGAATGATCCAAATTGCATCGAGCTGATGACCTCGTTCATTCAAAACTCCCCGTCGCTATGGAACGAAGACATCGGTTTACCTCCCGAGCTCAGCTAG